In Candidatus Rokuibacteriota bacterium, the sequence TTCCCGGTAGTCCAGAGAACGGTGGCCGTCCTCGGGCAGGTGGCGCCACGAGCCGAGATGCACCTCGTAGACGCTCATGGGCGCGTCGAGCGCCTGCCGCCTGCCGCGCTCGGAGAGCCATGCGCCGTCGGACCACGGGTAGCCGTCGAGGCGCTCGACGACGGAGGCCGTGCGGGGCTCGTCGGGCTCGAAGCCGAAGGCGTAGGGGTCGCTCTTCAGCGCGAGCGGAGCGCCCGAGTGGGACAGGATCTCGAACTTGTAGCGCGCGCCCTCGGCCACGCCCGGCAGGAAGAGCTCCCAGACGCCGTTGCCCGGGTGCAGGCGCATCGGGTGCCTGCGTCCGTCCCAGCCGTTCCAGTCGCCGACCACGCTGACGCGCTTCGCGTTGGGCGCCCACACGGCGAAGATGACGCCCGCCACATCGTCGAGGGACGCCGCATGGGCGCCGAGCTTGTCGTAGACGCGATAGTGCGTGCCTTCACCGAGCAGGTGGAGGTCGAAGCCGGACAGCGTCGGCGGGAAGCGGTACGGGTCCTCGACGTCGGCGACGCGTCCCGCGCCGTCCGTCACCCGGAGACGATACGCCAGCGGCAGCCGCCCGGCGATCTCGCCCTCCCAGAGCCCGTCCGGATGGATGGGCTTGAGCGGATGGGCGAGGAAGGCGCCGCCGTCGGCCATCACCGCGACCTCGCCGGCGCCGGGCAGGAAGGCGCGGACGGTGACGCTGCCGTCGCGGGACGCGTGAGGGCCCAGCACCGCGAAGGGATCGTCGTGCTTCCCGGTGACCAGCATCTGGATGACTTCGGGAGTGAGGCTCATGGACGTCGCCTGGTCAGGCGGCCGCCGACGCTAGAAGGAGCGGATCAGGCGCTCCACCCGCTCGTCGTGGCTCTGGAACGGGTCCTTGCAGAGGATGGTCTCGCGCTCCGGGTCGTTGAGCTTCAGGTACACCCAGTCCACGCGGTAGTCCTTCCCCTTGAGGTTGGCCTGCCGGATGAATTCGCCCCGCAGGCGCGCCCGCGTCGTCTGCGGCGGCAGGTGCTTGGCCCGCTCGATGGCGTCGTCCGTCGTGATCCTGTCGACCATGTCGTGCTTGACCAGTTGGAAGTACAAACCCTTGTGGGGGCGGATGTCGTGGTACTGGAGGTCCATGAGCGAGACCTTGGGGTCGCGCCAGGACAGCCGGTGCTTCTCCATGAAGGACTCGATGATGCGCTTCTTGATGACCCAGTCCACCTCGCGGTACAGGTTCATCGGGTCGCCGTGGAGGGCCTCGATCACGTGCGTCCAGCGCGCGAGCACGTCCTTCGTCACGGGGTCGGCGTCGATCGAGTTGACGTAGCGCGTCGCGTGCTCGAGGTACTCCGTCTGCAGCTGCAGCGGCGTGATCGTCCGCCCGTCCTTGAGCCTGACCGTCTCCCGCAGCGTCGGGTCGTGGCTGATGTCCCGGATGGCCTGGACCGGCGACTGGAGGCTGTAGTCCTTGTCGAAGAAGCCGTCCTCGATCATGTCGAGCAGCAGCGCGGTGGTGCCGACCTTGAGGTAGGTCGCCACCTCCGACATGTTCGAGTCGCCCACGATGACATGCAGGCGCCGGTATTTCTCGGCGTCGGCGTGCGGCTCGTCGCGGGTGTTGATGATCGAGCGCGACGAGGTCGTGGCGCCGGAGATCTCCTGGCAGATGTGCTGCGCCCGCTGGGAGAGGCAGTAGTGGAAGCCGCGCGGGGTCTGGAGCACCTTGCCCGCGCCGGCGAAGATCTGCCGCGTAACGAAGAAGGGGATCAGCCCCTCGGCCAGGCGCTGGAACGACACGTCGCGGCTGACGAGATAGTTTTCGTGGCAGCCGTAGGAGTTGCCGGCCGAGTCCGTGTTGTTCTTGAAGAGCAGGATGTTGCCCGAGATGCCGTCCTCGCGCAGCCGCTTCTCGGCCTGGTGCAGGAGGTCCTCGACGATCCGCTCGCCCGCCTTGTCGTGGATGACCAGCTCGGTGATGTCGTCGCACTCAGGTGTGGCGTACTCGGGGTGGAAGCCCGTGTCGAGGTAGAGCCGGGCGCCGTTCTCGAGGAAGACGTTGGCGTTGCGCGCGCCGGGGATGACCTTCTCGAACAGGTAGCGCGCGACGTTGTCCGGCGACAGGCGCCGCTGGCCGTTGAGCGTGCACGTCAGGCCGTACTCGTTCTCGATACCGAAGATGCGGCGCTTCATGAGGGACTCAGCCTAGCAGGGAGGGGGACCGAGGGCAACTATTCCGAGTGGGGGGGCGACTTGTCGTCCGCGAGGAGCTGATGGAGCACCTCGGCCGGGATGCGGCGGAACATTCGGCGCTCCTTGCCGCGGTCCAGGACGGCGACCTCGAGGTCGCGCTCGGTCAGGGTCTTGTTCTGCGTCACCATGAGGGCCCGGACGCCCAGCTTGACGGCGCCCGCGAAGTCGAGCCCCTCCTGGTAGTTGTCCTTGAGGTAGCGCCGGATCTCGTCCGACTGCCCGCCCATGGCCGCGTAGTTCTTCTCGTCCTCGATCGTGCCGTCGTAGAGGATGTGGTAGATCTCGTTCTTCGTGCCGTTGCTGTCGCCGACCTCGACCACCAGCACCTCGACCTCGAACGGCTTGATATCCTGCGTGAAGATGTTGCCGAGCGCTTGGGAGTAGGCGTTGGCGAGCGACTTGGCGGTCACGTCCCCGCGGCTGTAGGAGTAGCCCTTGATGTCCGCGTGCCGGACGCCCGCCACGCGGAGGTTCTCGAACTCGTTGTACTTGCCCACGCCGGCGAACGCGATGCGGTCGTAGATCTCCGAGATCTTGTGCAGGAGCGTCGAAGGGTTCTCGGCCAGCAGCAGCACGCCGTCGCGGTATTCGAGGGCCACGATCGCCTTGCCGCGGGCGATGCCCTTGCGGGCATACTCCGCCTTGTCCTTCATCATCTGCTCGGGCGAAACGTAGTACGGAAGCGGCATTACAGGTGCCCTCGCTCGCCCAGGATGGCTTCGCAATACCGGCGGATCTCGTCGTCCGCCACGTCGCCGAAGCCCGAGCGGGTGATGGTCTTGACGGTCGGGTAGATCCCGCGCTGGAGGTCGGGCCCGCCCGTGCCGAGGTCCTCGTCGGCGGCGTCCATCAGGGCCTCGATGGCCACGCGCACGGACTCGTCCTTGGACATGTCGCGCTTGAAGCGCTTCTTGAGCGAGTCGCGCGCGTCCTTGCCCCCCGAGCCCTGGGCGAAGTAGTCGGTCTCCTCGTAGCGGCCGCCGGTGACGTCGTACTTGAAGAGGCGCCCCACGCCCGCGCGCTCGTCGAAGCCCGCGAAGATCGGCACCACGACGAGGCCCTGCATGGCCATGGGCAGGTTCATCCGGATCATCTGCCCGAGCTTGTTGGCCTTGCCGTCGAGCGAGAGGTTCTCGCC encodes:
- the pafA gene encoding Pup--protein ligase, encoding MKRRIFGIENEYGLTCTLNGQRRLSPDNVARYLFEKVIPGARNANVFLENGARLYLDTGFHPEYATPECDDITELVIHDKAGERIVEDLLHQAEKRLREDGISGNILLFKNNTDSAGNSYGCHENYLVSRDVSFQRLAEGLIPFFVTRQIFAGAGKVLQTPRGFHYCLSQRAQHICQEISGATTSSRSIINTRDEPHADAEKYRRLHVIVGDSNMSEVATYLKVGTTALLLDMIEDGFFDKDYSLQSPVQAIRDISHDPTLRETVRLKDGRTITPLQLQTEYLEHATRYVNSIDADPVTKDVLARWTHVIEALHGDPMNLYREVDWVIKKRIIESFMEKHRLSWRDPKVSLMDLQYHDIRPHKGLYFQLVKHDMVDRITTDDAIERAKHLPPQTTRARLRGEFIRQANLKGKDYRVDWVYLKLNDPERETILCKDPFQSHDERVERLIRSF
- the prcA gene encoding proteasome subunit alpha — encoded protein: MPLPYYVSPEQMMKDKAEYARKGIARGKAIVALEYRDGVLLLAENPSTLLHKISEIYDRIAFAGVGKYNEFENLRVAGVRHADIKGYSYSRGDVTAKSLANAYSQALGNIFTQDIKPFEVEVLVVEVGDSNGTKNEIYHILYDGTIEDEKNYAAMGGQSDEIRRYLKDNYQEGLDFAGAVKLGVRALMVTQNKTLTERDLEVAVLDRGKERRMFRRIPAEVLHQLLADDKSPPHSE
- the prcB gene encoding proteasome subunit beta, translating into MTPDRWQGAFFDYATSSFADILRNSAPHLLPHPENLPREEGGPHSAPAVPHGTTVLALRYRDGVIMAGDRQASEGYQVASRRIDKIFKSDDLSGVGIAGAAGPAMEMARLFQTELEHYEKVEGENLSLDGKANKLGQMIRMNLPMAMQGLVVVPIFAGFDERAGVGRLFKYDVTGGRYEETDYFAQGSGGKDARDSLKKRFKRDMSKDESVRVAIEALMDAADEDLGTGGPDLQRGIYPTVKTITRSGFGDVADDEIRRYCEAILGERGHL